In the genome of Vicia villosa cultivar HV-30 ecotype Madison, WI linkage group LG7, Vvil1.0, whole genome shotgun sequence, one region contains:
- the LOC131616638 gene encoding uncharacterized protein LOC131616638 — MSFLCGLPILECVYCLGCTSWVWKKCLYTAGYESENWGLATAEEFEPIPRFCRMILAVYEDDIRNPQWAPEGGYGINPDWIVLRKDYGDNQGCVTPYMIYLDHDRDEIILAVSGLNLGKESDYAVLLDNKLGQTEFHGGYVHNGLLKAAEWVFDAEWEVLRKLIAEYPTYMLTFVGHSLGAGVVALLTLLAIRNRDKLGLQRNKIKCYAIAPARCMSLNLAVRYADVINSIVLQDDFLPRTTTAMETVYRSLLCWPCLLCFLCLKDTCTLEEKKLRDPRRLYAPGRLYHIVERKPFRFGRFPPIVRTAVPVDGRFDHIVLSCNATSDHAILWIERESRQALDLMLEKDRHMDIPAEQKMVRQKSLAREHSQEYRAALQRAVALDIPQAYSPSSYGTFHEIGIEEEEEESERSSGRSSSSSHKKQSEGWNEFVGRMFDVDDAGHMVFKKTNP; from the exons ATGTCATTTTTATGTGGGCTTCCTATACTTGAGTGTGTTTATTGTTTGGGTTGTACTAGTTGGGTTTGGAAAAAGTGTCTGTATACTGCCGGCTATGAGAGTGAAAATTGGGGTCTGGCTACTGCGGAAGAGTTTGAGCCTATACCGCGATTTTGTCGCATGATCTTAGCTGTTTATGAAGATGATATTCGTAACCCTCAGTGGGCTCCTGAAGGGGGTTATGGGATTAATCCTGATTGGATAGTTTTACGGAAGGATTACGGGGATAACCAAGGTTGTGTTACTCCGTATATGATATACCTTGATCATGATCGTGATGAGATTATACTTGCTGTTAGTGGACTCAATTTAGGGAAAGAAAGTGATTATGCGGTTTTGCTTGATAATAAACTAGGACAGACGGAATTTCATGGTGGATATGTTCATAATGGGTTATTGAAGGCAGCGGAATGGGTTTTTGATGCGGAATGGGAGGTTTTGAGGAAGCTAATAGCAGAATACCCGACTTATATGCTGACATTTGTTGGACATTCGCTTGGGGCTGGGGTGGTAGCATTATTGACATTGCTAGCAATTCGTAATCGGGACAAATTGGGGTTACAGAGAAACAAGATAAAATGCTATGCGATTGCTCCTGCTCGATGCATGTCTCTCAATTTGGCTGTAAGATATGCGGATGTGATAAATTCTATTGTACTACAG GATGATTTTTTACCTCGGACAACCACTGCTATGGAAACCGTCTACAGGTCACTTTTATG TTGGCCTTGTTTATTGTGTTTCTTGTGCTTAAAGGATACTTGCACACTGGAGGAGAAAAAACTTAGAGACCCCAGGCGTCTGTATGCACCTGGTCGTCTCTATCACATTGTAGAGCGAAAGCCCTTCAG GTTTGGAAGATTTCCACCGATTGTTAGGACAGCAGTACCTGTCGATGGGAGGTTTGATCATATAGTTCTTTCTTGCAATGCAACTTCTGACCATGCTATCCTTTGGATCGAGAGGGAATCCCGACAGGCGCTCGAT TTAATGCTAGAGAAAGATCGACATATGGATATTCCCGCAGAGCAGAAGATGGTGAGGCAAAAATCTCTAGCTCGCGAACATAGTCAAGAGTACCGCGCAGCCCTTCAGAGGGCAGTTGCTTTGGATATTCCTCAAGCATACTCACCTTCCTCATATGGAACATTTCATGAAATTGGcatcgaagaagaagaagaagagtccGAAAGATCTAGTGGCA